The sequence ATGCTGCGCAATCTCTTTCAACAGAACCATCTGAGCTTTCTCGGTCCTCATCGACACAATCGCCTGCCTCATCGACTCCCTATCAGCCTCCAACGCTTGCATCCTCGCGTAGAGTTTCACTATATCAGGATCACCAAGATGATCAGGCTGATTCATTTCGCCATCAACCTTACACTTCTCCTCAGCATCACCCTGATGAACAGAATCAATGGTATAGATTCTATCATGCATCTCGCCGTTGAAGCGTGGGGaatcaacagaaaaatcaggCCTTTGGTCTCTATTAGTAGTTCCCAATAGTGAACTCGAACTACCAGTAGAAACCTTCCTGAAATGTCTATGACGCTTAGGACTCTGACGTGGCAAACTACTCAAATTATCCCCTCCACGTGGCGACGAATCAGTCAACGTGTACTTTTCAACATCAACCTCAACCTCGGGATTCTCATTCAAACTACACTTAAGAGGAGGATAATCATAATCATACACGTTCTTCGCCACGTCATCAACGTCAGCTTCTTCGCTAACACCATAACTCATCATCCTATGCCTAAAAGCCTGAGCCTCAAACGTCAAGGCCTGGATCGTCTGCTCTCTCTTGTACACCAGATCCTCAAGAGCCAAGAGCTCTTGCCGATCGTGCTCCATCTTCTCCTCGGAGAATCGCTTGAACTGCCTCAGCTCCATCTCGACCTCGGCCTTCTCTCTCTGGAGCCTCAGGATCATGGACATCGCCTCGTTCGCGGCGGTGGAGGCGGCGTTGCGCTCCTCGTCGAGCTCGGAGTATAGGTCTTGGATCGATTCTTGTTGCGAGGCGACGGTTTCGCGGAGGAGGTGGCATTCGTTCTCGATTTGGACTTTGGCGTTGGAggaggagagggagagggag comes from Brassica rapa cultivar Chiifu-401-42 chromosome A02, CAAS_Brap_v3.01, whole genome shotgun sequence and encodes:
- the LOC103850625 gene encoding myosin-binding protein 7 isoform X2, whose product is MDTLTCCDCGCEDCSSHKHDEFSNNKPRDARDLSLSLSSSNAKVQIENECHLLRETVASQQESIQDLYSELDEERNAASTAANEAMSMILRLQREKAEVEMELRQFKRFSEEKMEHDRQELLALEDLVYKREQTIQALTFEAQAFRHRMMSYGVSEEADVDDVAKNVYDYDYPPLKCSLNENPEVEVDVEKYTLTDSLPRQSPKRHRHFRKVSTGSSSSLLGTTNRDQRPDFSVDSPRFNGEMHDRIYTIDSVHQGDAEEKCKVDGEMNQPDHLGDPDIVKLYARMQALEADRESMRQAIVSMRTEKAQMVLLKEIAQHLSKEVVPERRLPLRKASIVGVFSFLSVFKWITSFVFWRKKARRSKYMNGVQANNMGLEMLLEKTPRIRQWRCLSSTQV
- the LOC103850625 gene encoding myosin-binding protein 7 isoform X1; translation: MDTLTCCDCGCEDCSSHKHDEFSNNKPRDARDLSLSLSSSNAKVQIENECHLLRETVASQQESIQDLYSELDEERNAASTAANEAMSMILRLQREKAEVEMELRQFKRFSEEKMEHDRQELLALEDLVYKREQTIQALTFEAQAFRHRMMSYGVSEEADVDDVAKNVYDYDYPPLKCSLNENPEVEVDVEKYTLTDSSPRGGDNLSSLPRQSPKRHRHFRKVSTGSSSSLLGTTNRDQRPDFSVDSPRFNGEMHDRIYTIDSVHQGDAEEKCKVDGEMNQPDHLGDPDIVKLYARMQALEADRESMRQAIVSMRTEKAQMVLLKEIAQHLSKEVVPERRLPLRKASIVGVFSFLSVFKWITSFVFWRKKARRSKYMNGVQANNMGLEMLLEKTPRIRQWRCLSSTQV